From one Brevibacterium sp. 'Marine' genomic stretch:
- a CDS encoding class I SAM-dependent methyltransferase: MSEGTDGAEVISGGYLPIDEEASVRANRSYWDNSAEEYLAEHGTFLGASDFIWCPEGIHESDVRLLGDVDRKQVLEVGCGAGQCSRWLAEQGAITTGVDVSAGMLEQASRLQREHPLSTEATPPTFLLADARQLPFASNSFDGAFSSYGALPFVKDAEVVFAEVARVLRTGGQWVFSTTHPMRWMFPDVPGEAGLTVEYSYFDRTPYVELSSDGQPVYAEHHRTMSDWVRLLVEAGFTIDSVTEPEWPEENRTAWGGWSPLRGALMPGTVIFSTTLTKD; encoded by the coding sequence ATGAGCGAAGGAACTGACGGAGCCGAGGTCATCAGCGGTGGCTATCTCCCGATCGACGAAGAGGCTTCAGTCCGGGCCAATCGCAGCTATTGGGACAACTCGGCCGAGGAGTATCTGGCCGAGCACGGCACGTTCCTCGGCGCCTCGGATTTCATCTGGTGTCCCGAGGGAATTCACGAATCCGATGTGCGCCTCCTCGGCGATGTCGACCGGAAGCAGGTGCTCGAGGTCGGCTGCGGTGCCGGCCAGTGCTCCCGGTGGCTGGCCGAACAGGGCGCGATCACCACGGGCGTCGATGTCTCGGCCGGGATGCTCGAGCAGGCCTCGCGTCTGCAGCGCGAACATCCCCTCAGCACCGAGGCGACTCCTCCGACCTTCCTCCTCGCCGATGCCAGGCAGCTGCCGTTCGCCTCGAACAGCTTCGACGGTGCGTTCTCCTCCTACGGCGCTCTGCCCTTCGTCAAGGACGCCGAGGTCGTCTTCGCCGAGGTCGCACGAGTGCTGCGCACCGGCGGACAGTGGGTCTTCTCGACGACTCACCCGATGCGGTGGATGTTCCCCGATGTTCCGGGCGAGGCCGGACTGACCGTCGAGTACTCGTATTTCGACCGCACACCGTACGTCGAGCTGTCCTCCGACGGTCAGCCCGTCTACGCCGAGCATCACCGCACGATGAGCGATTGGGTCCGACTGCTCGTCGAGGCTGGCTTCACGATCGATTCGGTGACCGAACCCGAATGGCCGGAAGAGAATCGGACCGCCTGGGGCGGTTGGTCACCGCTGCGCGGAGCGCTGATGCCCGGCACCGTGATCTTCTCCACCACGCTGACCAAGGACTGA
- a CDS encoding maleylpyruvate isomerase N-terminal domain-containing protein, whose product MGSPEDYFREVLSQPGVDAVVLARGVASGEALGPRPADAFASLCDSALATISALSPAAADATIMTIGGGMRAGDYVRTRTFELVVHGIDIAAALGVEPAVLAAALRDSLAIAVELAVQGGTGNAVLAALTGRGGLVGDFSVLG is encoded by the coding sequence CTGGGCAGTCCCGAGGACTACTTCCGGGAGGTCCTGTCCCAACCGGGAGTCGATGCCGTCGTCCTCGCGCGCGGCGTCGCCTCGGGGGAGGCTCTCGGGCCACGGCCCGCGGACGCGTTCGCATCCCTGTGCGACTCTGCACTGGCCACGATCTCCGCGCTGAGCCCCGCAGCCGCGGATGCGACGATCATGACGATCGGCGGGGGAATGCGGGCCGGAGACTATGTGCGCACGCGGACCTTCGAACTCGTCGTCCACGGAATCGACATCGCCGCCGCACTCGGAGTCGAACCCGCAGTCCTCGCAGCTGCGCTCCGGGACTCGTTGGCGATCGCCGTGGAACTCGCGGTGCAGGGCGGAACCGGAAACGCCGTCCTGGCAGCGCTGACCGGGCGCGGGGGACTGGTCGGAGACTTCAGCGTGCTCGGCTGA